In the Candidatus Electrothrix sp. GW3-4 genome, one interval contains:
- a CDS encoding AIM24 family protein, producing MSTNNFRVILKGTLAPGADPAQTTAALAKLFKTDPQKAAALLQGESRVIRKDLSREMAEKFKKKILATGALCDVELMGLSGALSEPAPSVPKPKEPAPATSNSSPANRFSIEQFISRTAQQDRGQGTFELENERMLEINLENELWIKTGAMISYTGEIRFEREGVLEKGLSKFLKKAVSGEGARLTKAIGQGSMYLADQGKKIILLELMDEAIFVNGNDILALETSIDWDINIMKKVTAVMAGGLFNVRLDGRGIIAITSHYDPLTLRVTPDKPVVTDPNATIAWSGSLQPELKTDISLKTLLGRGSGESIQMKFQGDGFVVVQPFEEITFQKQ from the coding sequence ATGAGTACAAATAACTTTCGCGTCATTCTCAAGGGGACCCTGGCACCGGGAGCCGACCCTGCCCAAACCACTGCTGCCCTGGCAAAGCTGTTTAAAACCGATCCCCAAAAGGCAGCTGCCCTTCTCCAAGGAGAGAGCAGGGTCATTCGCAAGGATCTTTCCCGGGAAATGGCAGAAAAATTCAAAAAAAAGATCCTGGCCACCGGCGCACTCTGTGATGTGGAGCTGATGGGGCTGTCCGGTGCGCTCTCTGAACCAGCGCCTTCCGTCCCAAAGCCCAAGGAACCCGCACCGGCTACCAGCAATTCCAGTCCTGCTAACCGCTTTTCCATAGAGCAGTTTATCAGCAGGACAGCCCAGCAGGATCGTGGTCAGGGGACCTTTGAACTGGAAAACGAGCGCATGCTGGAGATCAACCTGGAAAACGAGCTGTGGATCAAGACCGGGGCCATGATCTCCTATACCGGGGAGATTCGCTTTGAACGGGAAGGGGTCCTGGAGAAAGGGCTGAGCAAATTCCTGAAAAAGGCGGTCAGCGGGGAAGGGGCCAGGCTCACCAAGGCCATTGGTCAGGGCAGCATGTACCTGGCAGACCAGGGCAAGAAGATCATCCTCCTGGAGCTGATGGATGAGGCGATCTTTGTCAACGGCAACGATATCCTGGCCCTGGAAACCAGCATTGACTGGGACATCAACATCATGAAAAAGGTGACCGCAGTCATGGCGGGTGGGCTGTTCAATGTCCGCTTGGATGGCAGGGGCATCATCGCCATCACCAGCCACTACGATCCCCTGACCCTGCGGGTGACCCCTGACAAGCCCGTGGTGACCGACCCCAACGCCACCATTGCTTGGTCCGGCTCCCTGCAGCCGGAGCTGAAGACCGACATCAGCCTGAAGACCCTGCTGGGCAGAGGCAGCGGCGAATCCATCCAGATGAAATTTCAGGGGGATGGATTTGTGGTGGTGCAGCCCTTTGAAGAGATAACTTTTCAAAAACAGTGA
- a CDS encoding SUMF1/EgtB/PvdO family nonheme iron enzyme gives MHIHLANKEEKVKPRLSFEPELVEIPTSPFLMGSKPAPNIPAHETPQHLIELAYFFACRTPITNRQYQVFVHMTGHEAPKGWILRKPPTGFEEHPVTGVSCRDAVAFCLWLSKQSGRPYRLPTEAEWEKAARSTDGRLYPWGNAWLEGRCNCDSDQTTLVTAFSEGASQYGCLDMLGNVREWTSTIWGTDPGQTDFPYPFALDERNALHFGSDSVYRIHRGGCFRDQQQQLRCAARGFSAENSKLAWCGFRVVLER, from the coding sequence GTGCATATTCATCTTGCCAACAAAGAAGAAAAGGTCAAGCCTCGGCTTTCTTTTGAACCGGAATTGGTTGAGATTCCGACAAGCCCCTTCCTGATGGGCAGCAAGCCCGCACCGAACATCCCGGCCCATGAAACGCCACAGCACCTGATTGAGCTCGCATACTTCTTTGCCTGCCGAACCCCGATCACCAATCGGCAGTACCAAGTCTTTGTCCACATGACGGGGCATGAGGCTCCCAAAGGCTGGATATTGCGCAAGCCCCCCACCGGCTTTGAGGAACATCCGGTAACCGGTGTAAGCTGTCGAGACGCAGTCGCCTTTTGCCTCTGGTTGAGCAAACAGAGCGGGCGGCCTTATCGGCTGCCCACTGAAGCGGAATGGGAAAAAGCAGCTCGTTCTACGGACGGTAGGTTATATCCCTGGGGTAATGCTTGGCTGGAAGGCCGGTGCAACTGCGATTCCGACCAAACCACGCTGGTGACTGCTTTTTCGGAAGGGGCAAGTCAGTATGGCTGCCTGGATATGCTCGGCAATGTCCGAGAGTGGACGTCCACCATCTGGGGCACGGATCCGGGACAGACGGACTTCCCTTATCCCTTTGCCCTGGACGAGCGAAATGCATTGCACTTCGGTTCAGATTCGGTCTATCGTATTCATCGTGGCGGCTGTTTCCGCGATCAACAGCAACAACTGCGCTGTGCAGCTCGTGGGTTCTCGGCGGAAAACAGCAAACTTGCTTGGTGCGGGTTCCGCGTCGTTCTGGAACGGTAA
- a CDS encoding SIR2 family protein, translating to MPRIQIGAKQAARPNDWRQAVLDQLRSGKVLPIISNRFHDDLLLGGHDQLVRDYAEHYRIPHESGGDLPAAAQYKTVMREVAGAGDFIRREYLEFVKSRLMDLAEAEAKKSNDNNLAGLLEDEESQFDEHDFSTLAANLGYPRFDVPEKDPLLILAGFDLPVYLTTSFHGMLEQALRRAGKQPRSMVCCWHPRITTDDGTDNDPLAADYRPSVQEPLVCHLHGLDSCPESLVLSEDDHLSFLVNVSRDRHLIPNRLRQALNDSSLLLLGYDLAAWDFRTLLYSLIKNRSYRLQSVCVLQLQPSQEEQAYLNRYMDEVDFKVFWGDTTEYLQQLYAGLRG from the coding sequence ATGCCCCGTATACAAATCGGCGCAAAACAGGCTGCTCGCCCCAACGACTGGCGGCAGGCGGTTCTGGATCAACTGCGCAGCGGTAAGGTGCTTCCCATTATCAGCAACCGGTTTCATGATGATTTGCTACTGGGCGGTCATGATCAATTGGTTCGGGACTATGCCGAGCATTACCGGATACCTCATGAGTCAGGCGGCGATCTCCCGGCAGCGGCCCAATACAAGACGGTGATGCGGGAGGTTGCCGGGGCCGGGGATTTCATCCGGCGGGAATATCTGGAGTTTGTCAAGAGCAGGCTGATGGATCTGGCCGAAGCTGAGGCGAAGAAGAGCAACGACAACAATCTGGCGGGTCTACTGGAAGATGAGGAAAGCCAGTTTGACGAGCATGATTTTTCCACGCTGGCAGCCAATCTCGGGTACCCCCGCTTTGACGTGCCAGAGAAAGACCCCCTGCTCATCCTAGCCGGGTTTGATCTGCCGGTCTACCTGACCACCTCGTTTCACGGGATGCTGGAACAGGCCCTGCGCAGGGCCGGAAAACAACCGCGCTCCATGGTCTGCTGCTGGCATCCGCGAATTACAACAGATGATGGAACGGACAACGATCCACTGGCTGCCGACTACCGTCCTTCTGTTCAGGAACCCTTGGTTTGCCATCTCCACGGTCTGGACAGCTGCCCGGAATCGCTGGTGCTCAGCGAGGACGACCATCTTTCTTTTCTGGTCAATGTCTCCCGTGACCGCCACCTGATTCCCAATCGCCTGCGTCAGGCCCTGAACGATTCCTCCCTGCTCCTGCTCGGCTATGATTTGGCAGCCTGGGATTTCCGCACCCTGCTCTATAGCCTGATCAAAAATCGCTCTTATCGTCTCCAGAGTGTGTGCGTGCTCCAGCTTCAGCCCTCCCAGGAGGAACAGGCCTACCTCAACCGCTATATGGACGAGGTGGACTTCAAGGTCTTTTGGGGAGATACGACTGAATACCTGCAACAGCTGTATGCCGGGTTGCGGGGGTAA
- a CDS encoding AAA family ATPase, producing the protein MYPASSPHIDEKIRGIVQRITYHNQDNGWSVLRVNPFDAQGETVTVTVHQMQVFAGATMEFSGSWTVHPKFGRQFKADEATELKPASAGALEKYLGSGLIKGVGPKTAQKIVRHFGKDTLEVFEEQIQRLTEVPGIAQKKLTSISAAWQEHRAVRDVMLFLQSHGISTLFAVRIYKQYGDNSIALVSENPYRLAADFYGIGFFSADKVALSIGFAPDSPLRITAAIRHVLSASREQGHCYLTQEQIAKEVNKLLEMNISDQIALFLHEMEQDDALRVRLLVTHPSPDAGQEPERCYYSKTLYYDEDYVATRLRKLTGPLEHDPARIASWLERYNEQTGVLLSEEQAAAVRSIAGCQCAILTGGPGCGKTTTTKVLVALLQAMGRSVLLAAPTGRAAQRMGEVISMEAKTIHRLLEFQGTGFKRNEENPLQTDVLILDECSMLDISLTASLLRAVADETAILFIGDADQLPSVGAGNVLRDMIASTVIPTHTLKTIFRQARESRIITYAHQINQGTSPRIESPFKQPEIWQEADCFFIDSDEATKAQLSFIARTRQHLQTIEEREAAAADDPLAVDIVDTAGPDNSYQGFEIPEQFQHVNLQALTTAEGPAGELAVVAKKVHPWSSLYYGMTAVDVVQRLYTEWIPKYCGPNCEIQVLSPMIRGSLGTAALNKTLQQAVNPGQAGRPEIMVGERVFRVSDRVIHRRNNYDLGVFNGDIGRITAVNNEAMTLHVCFLPDQREVEYQREQITELELAYAITIHKSQGSEFEVVILPVLTQHFRMLFRNLVYTGLTRARKLAVFVGTRKALAMAVHNQDTGLRQTALQELLRGEDTI; encoded by the coding sequence GTGTATCCAGCAAGCTCACCCCATATTGACGAAAAGATCCGGGGCATTGTCCAGCGGATCACCTACCATAACCAGGATAATGGCTGGTCTGTGTTGCGGGTTAACCCCTTTGATGCCCAGGGGGAAACCGTCACCGTCACGGTGCATCAGATGCAGGTCTTTGCCGGAGCTACCATGGAGTTCTCCGGCTCCTGGACCGTCCATCCCAAATTTGGTCGCCAGTTCAAAGCAGATGAGGCCACAGAGCTAAAACCGGCATCTGCCGGGGCATTGGAGAAATACCTGGGTTCCGGTCTGATCAAAGGGGTCGGTCCCAAGACCGCCCAGAAGATCGTCCGCCATTTCGGCAAAGACACCCTGGAGGTTTTTGAGGAGCAGATCCAACGCCTCACCGAGGTGCCCGGCATTGCCCAGAAAAAGCTCACCTCCATCAGCGCGGCCTGGCAGGAACATCGGGCCGTTCGTGATGTGATGCTCTTTCTCCAATCCCACGGCATCTCCACCCTCTTTGCCGTTCGCATCTATAAGCAGTACGGCGACAACTCCATTGCCCTGGTCTCAGAAAACCCCTACCGCTTGGCAGCGGATTTTTACGGAATCGGTTTTTTCTCTGCCGACAAGGTAGCCCTGTCCATCGGCTTTGCCCCGGACTCCCCCCTGCGCATCACCGCGGCCATCCGTCATGTCCTGTCTGCCAGCCGGGAACAAGGGCATTGCTACCTGACTCAGGAGCAGATTGCCAAGGAGGTTAACAAGCTGCTGGAGATGAACATCTCCGACCAGATCGCTCTGTTTCTTCATGAGATGGAGCAGGACGATGCCCTGCGAGTCCGCCTCCTCGTTACTCATCCCAGCCCTGATGCTGGTCAGGAGCCGGAACGCTGTTACTACTCCAAGACGCTCTATTATGATGAAGACTATGTAGCCACCCGCCTGCGCAAGCTGACCGGCCCGCTGGAGCATGATCCGGCCCGGATCGCCTCCTGGCTGGAACGCTACAATGAACAGACCGGGGTCCTTCTCTCCGAGGAACAGGCTGCTGCGGTTCGCTCCATTGCGGGCTGCCAATGCGCCATCCTCACTGGCGGACCGGGCTGCGGCAAGACCACCACCACCAAGGTGTTAGTAGCCCTGCTCCAGGCTATGGGCCGCTCGGTGCTGCTGGCCGCTCCCACTGGGCGGGCGGCCCAACGCATGGGTGAGGTCATCAGCATGGAGGCCAAGACCATCCACCGCCTCCTGGAATTTCAGGGCACCGGTTTCAAGCGCAATGAAGAGAATCCCCTCCAGACCGATGTGCTGATCCTGGATGAGTGCTCCATGCTGGATATCAGCCTGACTGCCTCCCTGCTCCGGGCTGTGGCCGACGAAACAGCCATCCTCTTTATCGGGGATGCGGATCAGTTGCCCTCGGTGGGGGCGGGCAATGTACTGCGGGATATGATTGCCTCTACGGTTATCCCCACTCATACCCTGAAGACCATCTTCCGTCAGGCCAGGGAATCCAGAATTATCACCTATGCCCATCAGATCAACCAAGGGACATCCCCACGAATCGAATCGCCCTTTAAACAACCAGAAATCTGGCAGGAAGCAGACTGTTTTTTCATTGATTCGGACGAGGCCACCAAGGCCCAGCTGAGCTTCATTGCCCGCACCAGGCAGCATCTGCAAACCATTGAGGAACGGGAAGCCGCAGCTGCGGATGATCCTCTTGCTGTTGATATCGTTGATACAGCAGGGCCGGATAACTCGTACCAAGGCTTTGAGATCCCTGAGCAGTTCCAGCATGTCAACCTCCAGGCCCTGACCACAGCAGAAGGCCCGGCCGGAGAACTGGCTGTGGTGGCCAAGAAGGTCCATCCCTGGTCCTCACTCTACTACGGCATGACAGCGGTGGATGTGGTGCAGCGGCTCTACACCGAGTGGATTCCCAAATACTGCGGCCCGAACTGCGAGATTCAGGTGCTCTCTCCTATGATCCGGGGCAGCCTGGGCACGGCAGCGCTCAATAAAACCCTTCAGCAGGCGGTCAATCCGGGCCAAGCGGGCAGGCCTGAGATCATGGTCGGGGAACGGGTCTTTCGGGTCAGTGATCGGGTGATTCATCGGCGCAATAACTATGACTTGGGGGTATTCAACGGCGACATCGGCAGAATCACAGCGGTGAATAATGAGGCCATGACCCTGCACGTCTGCTTTCTCCCGGATCAGCGGGAGGTGGAATACCAGCGCGAGCAGATCACCGAACTGGAGCTGGCCTATGCCATCACCATCCATAAATCCCAGGGTTCGGAGTTCGAAGTCGTTATCCTGCCCGTCCTGACCCAACATTTTCGGATGCTCTTCCGCAATCTCGTCTATACCGGCCTGACCAGAGCAAGGAAACTGGCCGTGTTTGTCGGTACCCGCAAGGCCTTGGCTATGGCGGTGCATAATCAGGATACCGGCCTGCGGCAGACGGCGTTGCAGGAGTTATTAAGAGGGGAAGACACCATTTAA
- a CDS encoding transglutaminase-like domain-containing protein, giving the protein MIFRVVKLLVICCWVVLLVVLVKKDFLVSTLDSAEQEVLTLAKYQQYYGVYLQEKRIGYVMEDIRPDGEDGLHIHQEASLRLKVLNSVQPITMNLSAKVGKGLQLRTFEFSFSSPFYSTTANGRVEGNTVYFSLDTGGAIMEDTLTLQGPPVLPLNQRSYLLSGVKEKGDKLKVPFFDPFSLSAKTSVVTYKGREKKLLHKRIYNIHLFTESYAGMQTEFWLDDEGKVVRERSPAGFVFQAEPKFKAMDIQDSGDELLSAVAVQYTGKLFQENSTKAVFQLQFPTEAEVELNGGRQHFVDGKLTLNKEVFPPSSGGENIASENSCAGDDATLQASRYVQSDDPALQAKAQEIVGEETDPARQVALLTDWVYNNLEKRPVIGLPDALTTLKSGKGDCNEHAALFAALARSLNIPTTIAAGVTLQNDSFYYHAWNEVCLVGQWLSLDTTVNQIPADLYHIRFTRGDLEGQLAIGALIGKLQIEILPAQE; this is encoded by the coding sequence ATGATATTTCGTGTCGTCAAGTTACTTGTTATCTGCTGTTGGGTTGTCCTTTTAGTTGTCTTAGTAAAAAAGGATTTTTTAGTCAGCACCTTAGATAGTGCTGAGCAAGAGGTGCTCACCCTTGCCAAGTACCAACAGTATTATGGGGTATATCTCCAGGAAAAGCGTATTGGTTATGTCATGGAGGATATCCGTCCTGATGGCGAAGATGGCTTGCATATTCACCAGGAAGCCTCTCTTCGACTCAAGGTGCTGAATTCAGTGCAGCCAATTACGATGAATCTCAGTGCAAAGGTGGGAAAAGGTCTACAGCTCCGCACCTTTGAATTTTCCTTTTCTTCTCCATTTTACAGCACAACGGCAAATGGTCGGGTGGAAGGTAATACAGTTTATTTTTCTCTGGATACCGGGGGCGCGATAATGGAGGACACTCTCACCCTCCAAGGCCCTCCTGTACTCCCACTCAATCAACGAAGCTACTTATTGAGTGGAGTCAAAGAAAAAGGAGATAAGCTCAAGGTCCCCTTCTTTGATCCCTTTTCGCTCTCTGCAAAGACGTCTGTTGTTACCTATAAGGGAAGAGAAAAAAAACTTCTTCATAAAAGGATATATAACATACACCTCTTTACAGAATCATATGCTGGGATGCAGACGGAGTTTTGGTTAGACGATGAGGGGAAGGTGGTCCGGGAACGCTCTCCTGCTGGTTTTGTCTTTCAGGCAGAACCGAAGTTCAAGGCAATGGATATTCAGGATAGCGGTGATGAGCTCTTATCTGCAGTTGCTGTGCAATATACCGGAAAGCTTTTTCAGGAGAACAGCACCAAGGCTGTCTTTCAGCTCCAGTTTCCAACAGAAGCAGAGGTGGAGTTGAACGGTGGCCGGCAGCATTTCGTTGATGGCAAACTCACCCTGAACAAAGAAGTCTTTCCTCCGTCATCGGGAGGAGAAAATATAGCCAGTGAAAATAGCTGTGCCGGGGATGATGCCACCTTACAGGCAAGTCGTTATGTGCAATCAGACGACCCTGCTCTCCAGGCAAAGGCCCAGGAGATTGTCGGCGAGGAGACAGATCCTGCACGCCAGGTTGCTCTCTTAACTGACTGGGTGTACAACAACCTTGAGAAACGTCCGGTTATTGGGCTGCCAGACGCCCTTACTACCTTGAAGAGCGGCAAAGGTGATTGCAATGAGCATGCTGCCCTTTTTGCTGCTCTTGCCCGCAGCCTCAATATCCCCACCACAATTGCCGCCGGTGTAACCCTACAAAATGACTCTTTTTACTATCACGCGTGGAATGAGGTCTGCCTGGTTGGGCAGTGGCTCAGCCTGGATACCACAGTCAACCAGATCCCTGCGGATTTGTATCATATCCGCTTTACCCGTGGTGATCTGGAAGGGCAGCTTGCTATCGGTGCTTTGATCGGAAAATTGCAGATTGAGATCCTGCCAGCTCAGGAATAA
- a CDS encoding Uma2 family endonuclease has translation MQAQEQQQISPAEYLAGEREAEIRHEYFAGEVFAMAGASREHNLIATNIVRLLGNQLLDKSCSVFASDMKVKVKKKEKYSYPDIVVVCEQEEYEDEHNDVLLNPVVLIEILSDSTEAYDRGDKFSHYQGISSFTEYILVSQYTFKMERFSRQPNNSWLYTIYQSKEDILSVEAIKCSLPLAEVYRKVQFSRDGSRTVRTLSNNF, from the coding sequence ATGCAGGCACAAGAGCAGCAGCAAATCAGTCCGGCAGAATATCTTGCTGGGGAACGGGAGGCTGAGATCCGGCACGAGTACTTTGCCGGTGAAGTCTTTGCTATGGCCGGGGCAAGCCGGGAACATAATCTAATTGCGACAAATATAGTCCGACTGCTGGGTAATCAGCTGCTGGATAAATCGTGCAGTGTCTTTGCCAGCGACATGAAGGTGAAGGTCAAAAAGAAGGAAAAGTATTCCTACCCGGATATCGTTGTTGTCTGTGAACAAGAGGAGTATGAGGATGAGCACAACGATGTCCTGCTGAACCCTGTCGTTCTAATAGAAATTCTTTCCGACAGTACCGAGGCTTATGACCGGGGGGACAAGTTCTCTCATTATCAGGGTATTTCTTCATTTACCGAATACATCCTGGTTTCTCAGTATACCTTTAAGATGGAGCGGTTCAGCCGTCAGCCAAATAATTCCTGGCTGTATACGATCTATCAAAGTAAAGAAGATATCCTCTCTGTCGAGGCAATAAAATGCAGCCTGCCGCTTGCCGAGGTGTATAGAAAGGTGCAGTTCAGTAGGGACGGTTCGCGAACCGTTCGTACTCTTTCAAATAATTTCTGA